The following proteins are co-located in the Gordonia polyisoprenivorans genome:
- the kstD gene encoding 3-oxosteroid 1-dehydrogenase → MADATEPAGQQASTPPAGRPEADETYDVIVVGAGAAGLSAAITAAAQGLRTVIIEKSAYWGGSTSRSGGGVWIPGNPVLKRDGVRDDQETARQYVHAIIGEHAPAEKIDAYIDRGPEALEFLMAHAPLDLEWVKNYSDYYPEAPGGRLGGRSVEPRPFDARALGDDLSTLHPQYTKAPLNMVVLQSDYRWLNTGLRHWRGPVRMGKVGARFFWARSRGKKLIAMGAALAAELLLGVRKAGVPLRLSTGLVDLITENDRVVGVIAEHEGTRTRLHAQRGVILACGGFEHNAEMRKKYQREPIGSEWTTGAPTNTGDGINAGLKIGAAVSLMDDSWWGPTIPLPRGPWFALSERAVPGTFMINERGQRFMNESLPYVEAVHQMYGGDFGQGEGPGENVPSWLIFDQRCRNRYLFAGINARQPLPKKWFESGVVVKADSVEALAEKIGVSAEALRATTERFNGFARSGTDEDFGRGRSGYDHYYGDITNKPNPSLGVVDKAPFYAVKMVPGDLGTKGGIDTDAHARALRADGSVIEGLYAAGNTSAPVMGHTYAGPGATIGPAMVFGYLAALDCAEHPGVRIPDTATTSASAGEEN, encoded by the coding sequence ATGGCCGACGCGACCGAACCAGCAGGACAGCAGGCATCCACTCCCCCCGCAGGCCGTCCGGAGGCGGACGAGACCTACGACGTCATCGTCGTCGGCGCCGGCGCCGCGGGCCTGAGTGCCGCCATCACCGCGGCCGCGCAGGGCCTGCGGACGGTGATCATCGAGAAGTCGGCGTACTGGGGCGGTTCTACCTCGCGCTCGGGCGGCGGCGTCTGGATTCCGGGCAATCCGGTGCTCAAGCGCGACGGGGTGCGCGACGACCAGGAGACGGCCCGGCAGTACGTCCACGCGATCATCGGTGAGCACGCGCCCGCGGAGAAGATCGACGCCTACATCGACCGCGGCCCCGAGGCGTTGGAGTTCCTGATGGCCCATGCTCCCCTCGACCTCGAATGGGTGAAGAACTATTCCGACTACTACCCCGAGGCCCCCGGCGGACGCCTCGGCGGACGCAGCGTCGAACCGCGGCCCTTCGACGCCCGGGCCCTCGGCGATGACCTGTCGACCCTGCATCCGCAGTACACCAAGGCGCCGCTCAACATGGTTGTGCTGCAATCGGATTACCGCTGGCTCAACACGGGCCTACGGCACTGGCGCGGACCGGTGCGGATGGGCAAGGTCGGCGCCCGGTTCTTCTGGGCCCGCAGCCGCGGAAAGAAACTCATCGCGATGGGCGCCGCACTGGCCGCCGAGCTGCTGCTCGGGGTCCGCAAAGCCGGTGTGCCGCTGCGCCTGTCGACCGGCCTGGTCGACCTGATCACCGAGAACGACCGGGTGGTCGGGGTGATCGCCGAACACGAAGGCACGCGTACCCGCCTGCACGCGCAGCGCGGTGTCATCCTCGCGTGCGGCGGCTTCGAGCACAACGCCGAGATGCGCAAGAAGTATCAGCGCGAACCCATCGGATCGGAGTGGACCACCGGTGCACCGACCAACACCGGCGACGGCATCAACGCGGGCCTCAAGATCGGCGCCGCGGTATCACTGATGGACGACTCGTGGTGGGGTCCGACCATCCCGTTGCCGCGCGGGCCGTGGTTCGCACTGTCCGAGCGCGCCGTCCCCGGCACCTTCATGATCAACGAACGCGGACAACGCTTCATGAACGAGTCACTGCCGTATGTCGAAGCGGTGCACCAGATGTACGGCGGCGACTTCGGACAGGGCGAAGGCCCCGGCGAGAACGTCCCGTCGTGGCTCATCTTCGACCAGCGCTGCCGCAACCGCTACCTGTTCGCCGGCATCAATGCGCGCCAACCCCTTCCGAAGAAGTGGTTCGAGTCCGGAGTGGTCGTCAAGGCCGACTCCGTCGAAGCCCTGGCCGAGAAGATCGGGGTTTCCGCGGAGGCATTGCGCGCCACCACCGAGCGGTTCAACGGCTTCGCGCGCAGCGGCACCGATGAGGACTTCGGGCGTGGGCGCAGCGGCTACGACCACTACTACGGCGACATCACCAACAAGCCCAATCCGAGTCTCGGGGTGGTCGACAAAGCACCGTTCTACGCGGTGAAGATGGTGCCGGGCGATCTGGGCACCAAGGGCGGCATCGACACCGACGCACACGCCCGGGCGCTGCGCGCCGACGGTTCGGTCATCGAGGGGCTCTACGCGGCCGGTAACACCTCGGCACCTGTGATGGGCCACACCTACGCCGGCCCAGGAGCCACCATCGGACCCGCGATGGTTTTCGGCTACCTCGCCGCACTCGACTGCGCCGAACACCCCGGCGTCCGAATCCCGGATACCGCAACGACATCCGCGTCCGCCGGCGAGGAGAACTGA
- a CDS encoding MaoC/PaaZ C-terminal domain-containing protein codes for MPIDLSVALGAELPEVGFEWSASDVALYHLAVGAAADPMDRAGLTYVDDVAPKVLPSFATVAASFHATEAPKVSFPGVDIDLAKVVHGSQQVTAHRPIPASGKATTRTTIAEIQDKGSAAVIIQESVTVDDAGTPLWTARSSIFAKGEGGFGGDRGNSAKLDYPDRAPDQRLSVPTLPNQALLYRLCGDRNPLHSDPEFASRAGFPRPILHGLCTYGTVCRAVVDALLDGDVTSVADYSATFAGVVFPGETIDVDVWDEGRSLLVAASVADRDGAPALKNVVIEKR; via the coding sequence ATGCCGATCGACCTGTCCGTGGCGCTGGGCGCCGAGCTACCCGAGGTCGGCTTCGAATGGTCGGCCTCCGACGTCGCGCTCTACCACCTGGCCGTCGGTGCGGCCGCCGACCCGATGGATCGCGCCGGTCTGACCTACGTCGACGACGTCGCCCCGAAGGTGTTGCCCTCGTTCGCGACCGTGGCGGCGTCCTTCCATGCCACCGAGGCGCCGAAGGTCTCGTTCCCCGGTGTCGACATCGACCTGGCCAAGGTGGTCCACGGCAGCCAGCAGGTCACCGCGCACCGCCCGATCCCCGCGTCGGGCAAGGCCACCACCCGGACCACGATCGCCGAGATCCAGGACAAGGGTTCGGCTGCGGTGATCATCCAGGAATCGGTCACCGTCGACGACGCCGGCACACCGCTGTGGACGGCGCGCTCGTCCATCTTCGCCAAGGGCGAGGGCGGTTTCGGCGGCGACCGCGGCAACTCCGCCAAGCTCGACTACCCCGATCGGGCACCCGATCAGCGCCTGTCGGTACCGACGCTGCCCAACCAGGCGCTGCTCTATCGGCTGTGCGGTGACCGCAACCCGCTGCACTCCGATCCCGAATTCGCCTCTCGTGCAGGGTTTCCCCGCCCAATCCTGCACGGGCTCTGCACGTACGGGACAGTATGCCGAGCCGTCGTCGACGCACTCCTCGACGGCGACGTGACCTCTGTGGCCGACTACTCGGCCACCTTCGCCGGCGTGGTGTTCCCGGGCGAGACCATCGACGTCGACGTGTGGGATGAGGGCCGGTCGCTACTGGTCGCGGCGAGCGTCGCCGACCGCGACGGCGCACCCGCGCTGAAGAACGTGGTCATCGAGAAGCGCTGA
- a CDS encoding TetR family transcriptional regulator: MAFSAERSVADTSGEVDRGGRPASTSAHELAAAAQRLFLRDGFDETSVEDIAAAVGVSRRTFFRYFPTKADVVWVESDKELDEFRRLLAASDSETDPIEIVVEAFISVVDHGRHEDEWARGRAQLILEVPAVQARASEVYRQWRAVIAEFVGDRSEMSATAIYPTAVAHSMVAASAAGHEQWIANPGRGLRASLAPMFALMVPRRP; the protein is encoded by the coding sequence ATGGCATTCAGCGCAGAGCGGAGCGTCGCGGACACCTCGGGCGAGGTCGATCGCGGGGGACGGCCCGCCAGCACGAGTGCCCACGAACTCGCGGCGGCCGCACAACGCTTGTTTCTCCGCGACGGATTCGACGAGACGAGCGTCGAGGACATCGCTGCCGCGGTCGGCGTCAGCCGGCGCACCTTCTTCCGGTACTTCCCGACCAAGGCCGACGTGGTGTGGGTCGAATCCGACAAGGAACTCGACGAGTTCCGTCGTCTGCTCGCGGCGTCGGATTCGGAGACCGACCCGATCGAGATCGTGGTCGAGGCGTTCATCTCGGTCGTCGATCACGGGCGTCATGAGGACGAATGGGCCCGCGGGCGAGCGCAATTGATCCTCGAGGTGCCCGCCGTGCAGGCTCGCGCCAGCGAGGTCTATCGCCAGTGGCGCGCGGTGATCGCCGAGTTCGTCGGCGATCGGAGCGAGATGTCGGCGACTGCGATCTATCCGACCGCGGTCGCCCACTCCATGGTGGCCGCGTCGGCCGCCGGGCATGAGCAGTGGATCGCGAATCCGGGTCGTGGTCTCCGGGCGAGCCTGGCCCCGATGTTCGCGCTGATGGTGCCTCGACGCCCCTGA
- a CDS encoding mycofactocin-coupled SDR family oxidoreductase, with product MGTLEGKVAFITGAARGQGRSHALRLAQEGADIIAVDITEQVDTVPYATARPGDLEETVRAVEALDRRIIASEVDVRDLAGLTKAAQDGVAALGRLDIVLANAGISTMAPTLEMEEQTWQTMIDINLTGVWKTVRAAVPHIVAGGRGGAVVLTSSLAAIATNENIAHYTAAKYGLIGLMRVLAKELGPQSIRVNTVHPTTVATDMILNEPTYKLFRPDLEEPTRADFEEAASQMNRLPVSMVEPIDISNAILYLVSDAGRYVTGTTQVIDAGGAL from the coding sequence ATGGGCACACTCGAAGGCAAGGTCGCCTTCATCACCGGAGCAGCACGCGGCCAAGGGCGTAGTCATGCACTGCGTCTGGCGCAAGAGGGCGCCGACATCATCGCCGTCGACATCACCGAACAGGTCGACACGGTCCCCTACGCGACGGCGCGCCCCGGCGATCTCGAGGAGACGGTGCGTGCGGTCGAGGCACTCGACCGTCGCATCATCGCCTCCGAGGTGGACGTGCGGGATCTCGCCGGGCTGACCAAAGCCGCGCAGGACGGGGTCGCCGCCCTCGGCCGGCTCGACATCGTCCTCGCCAACGCCGGGATCTCCACCATGGCCCCCACCCTCGAGATGGAGGAGCAGACGTGGCAGACCATGATCGACATCAACCTGACCGGCGTGTGGAAGACCGTGCGCGCGGCGGTGCCGCACATCGTCGCCGGTGGGCGCGGCGGTGCGGTGGTCCTGACCAGTTCGCTCGCGGCCATCGCCACCAATGAGAACATCGCCCACTACACCGCCGCCAAGTACGGTTTGATCGGACTGATGCGCGTACTGGCGAAAGAGCTGGGGCCGCAGAGCATTCGGGTGAACACCGTGCATCCCACCACGGTCGCGACCGACATGATCCTCAACGAGCCCACCTACAAACTGTTCCGACCGGATCTCGAGGAACCGACCCGGGCCGATTTCGAAGAGGCAGCCTCGCAGATGAACCGGCTACCGGTGTCGATGGTCGAACCCATCGACATCTCCAACGCAATCCTCTATCTCGTCTCCGACGCCGGACGCTACGTCACCGGAACCACACAGGTCATCGACGCCGGCGGAGCGCTGTAA
- a CDS encoding mycofactocin-coupled SDR family oxidoreductase codes for MGLLDGKTALITGGARGQGRAHAVTSAREGADVILLDITSQALGSVDYPLATADDMAETVRQVEALDRRALTFDADVRDQGQLDAAVAAGIAEFGKIDILIANAGIWTRAPFWEMTEQMWSDMMDVNLTGVWKSAKAVAPHMIERQSGSIVITSSVNGLEPGMNYAHYVSTKHGVIGLMKNIALELAPYGIRCNSINPGAILTPMTNQQGAWDMFAGHEGGTPDDLIAGGYSFHALKGTSFMPPEVIANTALYLNSDLAATVTGVTIPVDAGHMLLTGVNTDPVK; via the coding sequence ATGGGACTCTTGGACGGCAAGACCGCACTCATCACCGGCGGCGCCCGCGGACAGGGCCGCGCCCACGCGGTGACCTCGGCACGCGAGGGCGCCGACGTGATCCTGCTCGACATCACCTCGCAGGCCCTCGGATCGGTCGACTACCCGCTCGCAACCGCCGACGACATGGCCGAGACCGTGCGTCAGGTCGAGGCACTCGACCGTCGCGCGTTGACCTTCGACGCCGATGTTCGTGATCAGGGCCAGCTCGACGCGGCGGTCGCCGCGGGCATCGCGGAGTTCGGCAAGATCGACATCCTCATCGCCAACGCCGGCATCTGGACCCGGGCACCGTTCTGGGAGATGACCGAACAGATGTGGTCGGACATGATGGACGTCAACCTGACCGGGGTCTGGAAATCGGCAAAAGCCGTGGCACCACACATGATCGAGCGTCAGTCCGGTTCGATCGTCATCACCTCCTCGGTGAACGGACTCGAACCGGGCATGAACTACGCCCACTATGTCTCGACCAAACACGGCGTGATCGGGTTGATGAAGAACATCGCGCTCGAACTCGCCCCGTACGGAATCCGCTGCAATTCCATCAATCCCGGTGCGATCCTGACGCCCATGACCAACCAGCAAGGCGCGTGGGACATGTTCGCCGGGCACGAAGGCGGCACTCCCGACGACCTCATCGCGGGTGGCTACAGCTTCCACGCACTCAAGGGCACCTCGTTCATGCCGCCGGAGGTCATCGCGAACACGGCGCTGTACCTGAATTCCGATCTGGCGGCCACCGTCACCGGCGTCACCATTCCGGTCGACGCCGGGCACATGCTGCTGACCGGCGTGAACACGGATCCGGTGAAGTGA
- a CDS encoding AAA family ATPase, giving the protein MTGTTPTGSSPTTDRSDVAAVRSAVATEIVGRDRELDLVLAAVAAGRDMILEGPPGTSKSTLLRAITAHWGIPLMLVEGNADLTPSRLVGHHNPARVLKEDYRPDNFVDGPLLQAMRSGGFLYVEEFNRAPEDTVDTLLTAMAERVITVPRVGTIVAADSFRIVASMNPYDNVGTTRLSTSVHDRMCRLVVDYQDDAAEREIVRRRTGSGSDRIVNDSVALTRATRIRDDIRQGSSVRGAIDLALITAQLCAMRGVPVPADGAVPPPRDLPTDYTATVLDAMMVALSGRIHLDDTAFTTPEGVLTEIWQDHFVLDPAAAEPG; this is encoded by the coding sequence GTGACGGGGACCACTCCGACGGGATCCAGCCCGACGACGGACCGCAGCGATGTCGCTGCGGTCCGTTCGGCCGTCGCGACCGAGATCGTCGGGCGCGACCGCGAATTGGATCTCGTCCTCGCCGCGGTCGCCGCCGGACGCGACATGATCCTCGAGGGCCCGCCGGGTACCTCCAAGAGCACCCTGCTGCGGGCGATCACCGCGCACTGGGGCATTCCCCTGATGCTGGTCGAGGGCAATGCCGATCTCACGCCCAGTCGCCTTGTCGGCCACCACAATCCCGCCCGCGTCCTCAAAGAGGACTACCGCCCCGACAATTTCGTCGATGGGCCTCTGCTGCAGGCGATGCGCAGCGGCGGCTTCCTGTACGTCGAGGAATTCAACCGCGCACCCGAGGACACCGTCGACACACTGCTGACCGCGATGGCCGAACGGGTCATCACCGTGCCTCGGGTGGGAACCATCGTCGCCGCCGACAGTTTCCGGATCGTCGCATCGATGAATCCGTACGACAACGTGGGCACCACACGCCTGTCGACCTCGGTGCACGATCGGATGTGCCGACTCGTGGTGGACTATCAGGACGACGCTGCCGAACGCGAGATCGTCCGGCGCCGAACCGGATCGGGGTCGGATCGGATCGTCAACGACTCGGTGGCACTGACCCGGGCCACCCGGATCCGTGACGACATCCGCCAGGGCAGCAGCGTGCGCGGAGCGATCGACCTCGCGCTCATCACCGCACAGTTGTGCGCGATGCGCGGGGTTCCGGTGCCCGCCGACGGCGCCGTGCCACCTCCGCGCGACCTGCCGACCGACTACACCGCCACCGTCCTCGATGCGATGATGGTGGCGCTGTCGGGTCGAATCCATCTCGACGACACCGCCTTCACCACTCCGGAGGGGGTCCTGACCGAGATCTGGCAGGACCATTTCGTCCTCGACCCCGCGGCGGCCGAGCCCGGTTGA
- a CDS encoding vWA domain-containing protein, whose product MTRRRGARHTHPRTLAPLRRKPKHLDTEPDLLVPGAGGAGWVLLGRRDRRPPGAPGTPGSTQPGMTSETGELDTADHPSTHDDEARRRARQIARKLALTEVVRSPRAPRSATGTLRTGRWRGDSDEIDLDVTLEAIAANPLPTDDDIAVRRRIRRRRSVVIVVDISGSARGEQVRTAAATVGALTGELSRDAVSVIAFWSDAAVISRLGDPVDPDRVIDALLTLSTQGLTNLSFALNTAADQLRGVPAADSRVLLLSDCVHNAGPDPREIPGTLNRLDVLVDVSGEHDLELAADLALLGHGRCLPIRDHRGVAPALRTVFEN is encoded by the coding sequence TTGACCCGCCGCCGCGGTGCCCGGCACACCCACCCGCGCACACTCGCACCGCTGCGTCGTAAACCGAAGCACCTCGACACCGAGCCCGATCTCCTCGTGCCGGGCGCCGGCGGCGCGGGCTGGGTTCTCCTCGGCCGACGTGATCGCCGCCCGCCCGGGGCACCTGGCACGCCGGGCTCGACCCAACCGGGAATGACCTCGGAGACAGGCGAACTCGACACTGCCGACCACCCATCCACACATGACGACGAAGCCCGCAGGCGGGCCCGCCAGATCGCCCGGAAACTCGCATTGACCGAGGTCGTCCGATCCCCGCGTGCCCCACGATCGGCCACCGGAACCCTGCGGACCGGTCGGTGGCGTGGCGATTCCGACGAGATCGATCTCGATGTGACACTCGAGGCGATCGCGGCGAATCCGCTGCCGACCGATGACGACATCGCGGTGCGCCGGCGCATCCGGCGCAGGCGGTCGGTGGTGATCGTCGTCGACATCTCTGGATCGGCCCGCGGAGAACAGGTCCGCACCGCGGCGGCCACCGTCGGCGCGCTGACCGGTGAACTCTCCCGAGATGCCGTGTCGGTCATCGCCTTCTGGTCCGATGCCGCCGTGATCTCCCGGCTCGGCGATCCGGTCGACCCCGACCGGGTCATCGACGCACTGCTCACGCTGTCCACCCAGGGGCTGACCAATCTGAGCTTCGCGTTGAACACCGCGGCCGACCAACTCCGTGGGGTACCCGCTGCGGACTCCCGCGTGCTGCTGCTCAGCGACTGCGTGCACAACGCCGGCCCGGACCCGCGGGAGATCCCGGGAACCCTGAACCGGCTCGACGTCCTCGTCGACGTCTCCGGCGAGCACGACCTCGAGTTGGCGGCCGACCTGGCTCTCCTCGGCCACGGCCGCTGCCTGCCGATCCGGGATCATCGCGGCGTGGCGCCTGCGCTTCGCACCGTCTTCGAGAACTGA
- a CDS encoding LysR family transcriptional regulator has protein sequence MTVVDLNLRQVGYLIAVVDEGHLGRAAERLFISPPALSQQIRKLERHLGTELLDRSAHPLCPTAVGERFLVEARLAIAASARAIDAVSAQPHRLRLGFMTAAIGPATREFLRGLRTAYPESDIELVELAWPEQATAVRRGVVDASLMRPPVADPTGLRFDTLCHERRVAAISIDHPLAHRESVTIDELDGLSHVTDDEADAEWVRWWACDPRPSGRPVTYGPSVHTISELMEVVATGEAISITGELVPDAHRHPGVAFIPVADTEPSTLCLCTRADDVSPMVRAARAAADQFSKTVRSAGATPR, from the coding sequence GTGACGGTTGTCGATTTGAACCTGCGGCAGGTGGGCTATTTGATCGCGGTGGTGGATGAAGGGCACCTCGGGCGTGCTGCCGAACGCCTGTTCATCAGTCCGCCCGCACTCTCGCAGCAGATCCGCAAGCTCGAACGGCACCTTGGTACGGAGTTGCTCGATCGATCCGCACATCCCTTGTGTCCGACGGCCGTCGGCGAGCGGTTCCTCGTGGAGGCGAGGCTCGCGATCGCGGCATCGGCGCGTGCCATCGATGCGGTGAGCGCCCAACCACACCGACTCCGACTCGGCTTTATGACCGCGGCGATCGGGCCGGCGACTCGAGAGTTCCTCAGGGGGCTACGAACCGCGTATCCGGAATCCGACATAGAGCTCGTAGAACTCGCCTGGCCGGAGCAGGCCACGGCAGTGCGTAGAGGAGTGGTGGACGCGTCGCTGATGCGACCACCCGTCGCGGACCCGACCGGGCTGCGCTTTGACACGCTCTGCCATGAGCGTCGGGTGGCTGCCATTTCGATCGACCATCCTCTCGCGCACCGGGAATCGGTCACCATCGACGAGCTCGACGGTCTCTCGCATGTCACCGATGACGAGGCCGACGCGGAGTGGGTCCGATGGTGGGCGTGCGATCCTCGACCGAGTGGTCGGCCGGTCACGTACGGCCCGTCGGTCCATACGATCAGTGAACTGATGGAAGTCGTCGCAACCGGGGAGGCAATCTCCATCACCGGGGAGTTGGTACCGGACGCCCACCGACATCCCGGCGTCGCGTTCATCCCGGTCGCCGACACCGAACCGTCCACGCTGTGTCTGTGCACCCGCGCCGATGACGTCTCGCCGATGGTGCGTGCCGCCCGCGCGGCCGCCGATCAGTTCTCGAAGACGGTGCGAAGCGCAGGCGCCACGCCGCGATGA
- a CDS encoding SDR family NAD(P)-dependent oxidoreductase, producing MTGAASGIGKAVAAEAISQGARVVGLDVDEAGLRECAAKFGDAFLPATGSVADAQSVAAAISTAEKSLGGLDSIFNVAGTIRPAPIIEMEEQDWDFTLDVVLKGVFLCTKLGARSMIAAGTSGAIVNIASVNAHMPLYAGSAYAAGKAGVEMFGRNAALELARHNIRVNTVLPGLVETPMAEFILANEGIMREFDANAVLKRPAQPDELAAPTVFLASSGASYITGASLVVDGGYEVGGYPDLSKYL from the coding sequence GTGACCGGCGCCGCGTCCGGAATCGGTAAAGCAGTTGCCGCCGAAGCGATCTCACAAGGCGCTCGCGTCGTCGGTCTCGATGTCGACGAGGCCGGCCTACGCGAATGCGCCGCGAAGTTCGGCGACGCCTTTCTTCCGGCGACAGGAAGCGTTGCCGATGCACAATCGGTCGCGGCCGCCATCAGCACCGCCGAGAAGTCTCTCGGGGGTCTCGACAGCATCTTCAATGTAGCGGGCACCATCAGGCCAGCACCGATCATCGAGATGGAGGAACAGGACTGGGATTTCACCCTGGATGTGGTGCTCAAAGGAGTGTTCCTGTGCACCAAACTCGGTGCGCGATCGATGATCGCCGCGGGCACCAGCGGGGCGATCGTCAACATCGCATCGGTCAACGCACACATGCCGCTGTACGCAGGCAGCGCGTATGCGGCAGGCAAGGCCGGTGTCGAGATGTTCGGCCGCAACGCCGCACTCGAACTCGCCCGACACAACATCCGGGTCAACACGGTGCTGCCGGGACTCGTCGAGACGCCGATGGCCGAGTTCATCCTCGCCAACGAGGGCATAATGCGCGAGTTCGATGCCAACGCCGTTCTCAAACGTCCGGCGCAACCCGACGAACTCGCCGCTCCGACAGTCTTTCTCGCCAGCTCAGGTGCCAGCTACATCACCGGGGCCAGCCTCGTCGTCGACGGCGGTTACGAGGTCGGCGGTTATCCCGACCTGAGCAAGTACCTCTGA
- a CDS encoding DUF6918 family protein, producing MSDSLQSLLGPNRPAVVDDLVGVIDSQVAAQKGLGGATVKAAYGAVGKVKPDIVKKATNLMLPEFVAALQPFWDSKPAGTPFGAHLASDPDTASEALLAVTDAQVESAKAPLAKAYGTLRGKAKGYVSEALPAVGDVIEKHA from the coding sequence ATGAGCGATTCGCTGCAGTCCCTGCTCGGTCCGAACCGTCCGGCCGTCGTCGACGATCTGGTGGGGGTGATCGACTCGCAGGTCGCAGCCCAGAAGGGGCTCGGCGGTGCGACCGTCAAGGCTGCATACGGTGCCGTCGGCAAGGTCAAGCCCGACATCGTGAAGAAGGCGACCAACCTGATGCTCCCCGAGTTCGTCGCCGCCCTGCAGCCGTTCTGGGATTCCAAGCCCGCGGGCACACCGTTCGGTGCGCATCTGGCCAGTGACCCCGACACCGCCTCGGAGGCCCTGCTCGCGGTGACCGACGCCCAGGTGGAATCCGCCAAGGCGCCGCTGGCCAAGGCCTACGGCACGCTGCGCGGCAAGGCCAAGGGCTATGTGTCCGAGGCACTTCCCGCCGTCGGCGACGTGATCGAGAAGCACGCGTGA
- a CDS encoding MFS transporter, whose protein sequence is MNRLRALDLHSVWLIAIACAAVSMVVAAMAALNTALADIAIDLGADTGQMTWIADGYTLALAALLLPAGAIGDRFGRREMLIVGLAIFAVGSLTAIWATDPTQLIITRCVAGVGAAFIMPTTLSLITSGVPADKRSIGISIWAAVAGAGAIAGFFVSGILLEFFSWHSIFVTFAASAVLTALVCLTIGTSKDSHPRPFDYAGSAVSILAVTGIVFGLLEAPHRGWDDALVLLTLIGGVLLVAVFCLIELRGTRQLLDVRLFTNRAFGAGALSVALQFFASFGAFYLLLQRLQLVFDFSPLRSAFALMPMVLGVSIFALLGNWLAVRFHSLRFVLGSGLLIAGIGLILLGVIDYDAYWMMAWMLAICAIGIGLATAPSTTAIMSNTPLENQGVGSAVNDTAREIGAAIGIALAGSLLAAGYAHRIGPTADLVRAEPAAADHVTSSLAQAREVAARLPGDLGARVLQGAQDAFVVPMNQGCLVLGIVLVVGSVVTTILAPRRVVA, encoded by the coding sequence ATGAATCGGCTCAGGGCGCTCGATCTGCACTCGGTGTGGCTGATCGCGATCGCCTGTGCGGCGGTCAGCATGGTGGTCGCCGCCATGGCCGCACTGAACACCGCGCTCGCCGACATCGCCATCGACCTCGGCGCCGACACCGGCCAGATGACCTGGATCGCCGACGGCTACACCCTCGCCCTCGCCGCGCTGCTGCTGCCCGCCGGCGCGATCGGCGACCGTTTCGGCCGCCGCGAGATGTTGATCGTCGGTCTGGCCATCTTCGCGGTCGGGTCGCTGACCGCGATCTGGGCCACCGATCCGACGCAGTTGATCATCACCCGTTGTGTCGCCGGCGTGGGCGCGGCATTCATCATGCCGACGACGTTGTCGCTCATCACCTCCGGCGTGCCGGCCGACAAACGCAGCATCGGCATCAGTATCTGGGCCGCGGTCGCCGGCGCCGGCGCGATCGCCGGATTCTTCGTCTCCGGCATCCTGCTGGAATTCTTCTCGTGGCATTCGATTTTCGTCACCTTCGCCGCGTCGGCGGTGCTGACGGCACTGGTGTGCCTGACGATCGGCACCTCCAAGGACTCCCATCCACGACCCTTCGACTACGCCGGATCGGCCGTGTCGATCCTCGCGGTCACCGGCATCGTGTTCGGGCTCCTCGAGGCCCCACACCGCGGTTGGGACGACGCGCTGGTCCTTCTCACCCTGATCGGCGGCGTACTCCTCGTCGCCGTGTTCTGCCTGATCGAATTGCGCGGCACCCGGCAACTCCTCGACGTCCGCCTGTTCACCAATCGCGCATTCGGCGCCGGTGCGTTGTCGGTGGCGCTGCAGTTCTTCGCCTCCTTCGGCGCCTTCTACCTTCTGCTGCAACGCCTGCAGCTGGTGTTCGACTTCTCGCCGCTGCGCTCGGCCTTCGCCCTCATGCCGATGGTCCTGGGTGTGAGCATCTTTGCGCTGCTGGGCAATTGGCTCGCGGTGCGGTTTCACTCACTGCGCTTCGTGTTGGGCAGTGGGCTGCTCATCGCCGGCATCGGACTGATCCTGTTGGGGGTCATCGACTACGACGCCTACTGGATGATGGCGTGGATGCTCGCGATCTGCGCGATCGGTATCGGTCTGGCGACCGCCCCGTCGACGACCGCGATCATGTCCAACACGCCGCTGGAGAATCAGGGTGTCGGCTCCGCGGTCAACGACACGGCACGCGAGATCGGCGCCGCCATCGGCATCGCCCTGGCCGGCAGTCTGCTCGCCGCCGGATACGCACACCGCATCGGCCCGACCGCCGACCTCGTCCGTGCCGAGCCCGCTGCCGCCGACCACGTCACCAGCTCACTGGCGCAGGCACGGGAGGTCGCGGCGCGGCTGCCCGGTGACCTCGGCGCCCGCGTCCTGCAGGGCGCGCAGGACGCCTTCGTCGTCCCGATGAACCAGGGGTGTCTGGTGCTGGGCATCGTGCTCGTGGTCGGGTCCGTGGTGACCACGATCCTCGCGCCGCGACGGGTGGTTGCGTAG